The Thioalkalivibrio thiocyanodenitrificans ARhD 1 genome window below encodes:
- the gspG gene encoding type II secretion system major pseudopilin GspG, which produces MRFQCTFDHAAGARRTRGFTLIELLVVLVILGLLAGLVGPQVMRYLGESKTRTAGLQIQDLSAALDLYRIDVGTYPSTDQGLDALVSQPHGVSNWNGPYLRRRELPVDPWGNPYRYRFPGEYGTFDIWTYGADGRPGGEGENQPVTSWN; this is translated from the coding sequence ATGCGATTCCAATGCACGTTTGATCACGCCGCCGGCGCGCGCCGCACCCGGGGTTTCACCCTCATCGAGCTGCTGGTGGTCCTGGTGATCCTGGGCCTGCTGGCGGGCCTGGTGGGTCCGCAGGTGATGCGTTACCTGGGCGAGTCCAAGACCCGCACGGCGGGGCTCCAGATCCAGGATCTGAGCGCCGCCCTGGACCTGTACCGGATCGACGTGGGCACCTATCCCAGCACCGACCAGGGGCTGGACGCCCTGGTGAGCCAGCCCCACGGAGTGTCCAACTGGAACGGCCCTTACCTGCGCCGTCGGGAACTGCCCGTGGATCCCTGGGGCAATCCCTACCGTTACCGTTTTCCCGGCGAGTACGGGACCTTCGACATCTGGACCTACGGCGCCGACGGACGCCCCGGCGGCGAAGGCGAGAACCAGCCGGTCACCAGTTGGAACTGA
- the folK gene encoding 2-amino-4-hydroxy-6-hydroxymethyldihydropteridine diphosphokinase: protein MTRAYVSVGSNVDREANVRAALRALEARFGPLSVSPVYETGTVGFEGDPFLNLVVGLDTDLAPEPLVDFLKSVERARGRTPESNGFSPRTLDLDLIMYGSLVMETPYFELPRDEILHHAFVLAPLADLAPDLLHPLIGQTMSELWADFDLNGQWLRRVELGL, encoded by the coding sequence ATGACCCGGGCATACGTGAGCGTGGGCAGCAACGTGGATCGCGAGGCCAACGTGCGTGCGGCGCTCAGGGCCCTGGAGGCGCGCTTCGGCCCCCTGTCAGTCTCGCCCGTCTACGAGACGGGGACCGTGGGCTTCGAGGGGGATCCCTTTCTCAACCTGGTGGTGGGCCTGGACACGGACCTGGCCCCCGAACCCCTGGTGGACTTCCTGAAATCCGTGGAGCGCGCCCGGGGCCGCACCCCGGAGAGCAACGGTTTCAGCCCCCGCACCCTGGATCTGGACCTGATCATGTACGGCAGCCTGGTCATGGAGACGCCGTACTTCGAACTGCCCCGGGACGAGATCCTGCATCACGCCTTCGTGCTCGCCCCCCTGGCCGACCTCGCCCCGGATCTTCTCCACCCCCTGATCGGGCAAACCATGTCGGAGCTGTGGGCGGATTTCGATCTCAACGGACAGTGGTTGCGGCGGGTGGAGTTGGGGTTATGA
- a CDS encoding type II secretion system F family protein — MPLYRYKAATPTGDTSEGEIFAADEQQVINQLQAAGQIPIRVVQGGGVTRLRRVGVRARDVQVFTQELATLLGAGLPLDKSLQIIVDLSEDPRLARMTGRVLEQVRGGASLSEALEAQSGVFSRFYVSMVRAGEMGGAMEVVLQRLSEYLERAKDLRDSIVSALIYPAILLVVSLVSVFVLMVFVVPHFTQLFDDAGRALPMLTQVVVGSAELLRGYWWALIGAVVLIVLLLRHRLGDPAFRLRWDAGVLRLPLAGDLVRKLETARFSRTLGTLLGNGVPLLTAMSIVRETLNNRVLERGMGVAVEGLKGGQGMSAPLMEADLFPKLGMQMIRVGEETGRLEGMLMQVADIYDREVRVAVQRMLSLLEPVLIVGLGLLIATIIVSILIAIVSVNELAF, encoded by the coding sequence ATGCCTCTCTACCGCTACAAGGCGGCCACGCCGACCGGCGACACCAGCGAGGGCGAGATCTTCGCCGCCGACGAGCAGCAGGTGATCAACCAGCTCCAGGCCGCGGGGCAGATCCCGATTCGCGTGGTGCAGGGCGGCGGCGTCACCCGCCTGCGCCGCGTGGGCGTGCGCGCCCGGGACGTGCAGGTCTTCACCCAGGAGCTGGCCACCCTGCTGGGCGCCGGGCTGCCGCTGGACAAGTCGCTGCAGATCATCGTGGACCTGTCCGAGGACCCGCGCCTGGCGCGCATGACCGGCCGCGTGCTGGAACAGGTGCGCGGCGGCGCTTCCCTGTCCGAGGCGCTGGAGGCGCAGTCCGGCGTGTTCTCGCGTTTCTACGTCAGCATGGTGCGCGCCGGCGAGATGGGTGGCGCCATGGAAGTGGTGCTGCAGCGCCTGTCCGAGTACCTGGAGCGGGCCAAGGACCTGCGCGACAGCATCGTCTCCGCGCTCATCTACCCGGCGATCCTGCTGGTCGTCTCGCTGGTGTCCGTGTTCGTGCTCATGGTGTTCGTGGTGCCCCACTTCACCCAGCTCTTCGACGATGCCGGCCGCGCTCTGCCCATGCTCACCCAGGTGGTGGTGGGCTCGGCCGAGCTGCTGCGCGGATACTGGTGGGCGCTGATCGGCGCCGTGGTGCTGATCGTGCTCCTGTTGCGCCACCGCCTGGGCGATCCGGCGTTCCGGCTGCGCTGGGATGCGGGCGTGCTGCGCCTGCCCCTGGCGGGGGATCTCGTGCGCAAGCTGGAAACGGCCCGCTTCAGCCGCACCCTGGGCACCCTGCTGGGCAACGGCGTGCCGCTGCTCACCGCCATGTCCATCGTGCGCGAGACCCTGAACAACCGGGTGCTGGAGCGCGGCATGGGCGTGGCAGTGGAGGGGCTCAAGGGCGGGCAGGGCATGAGCGCGCCGCTGATGGAGGCGGACCTGTTCCCGAAGCTGGGCATGCAGATGATCCGGGTGGGTGAGGAGACCGGCCGGCTCGAGGGGATGCTCATGCAGGTGGCCGACATCTACGACCGCGAGGTCCGCGTGGCGGTGCAGCGGATGCTGTCCCTGCTGGAGCCCGTGCTCATCGTCGGCCTGGGCCTGCTCATCGCCACCATCATCGTGTCCATCCTCATTGCCATCGTCAGTGTCAATGAACTCGCCTTCTGA
- the folB gene encoding dihydroneopterin aldolase, with translation MDIVYIRDLRIETTIGIYAWEQQIRHLVRLDLEMGTDIRPGAESDSIDDVLNYKAVSKRIIDIVENNDLALVEALAERIARTIMDEFPVPWLRLTLGKVGAGRGSREVGVTIERGKRD, from the coding sequence ATGGATATCGTCTATATACGTGATCTGCGAATCGAGACCACCATCGGCATCTATGCCTGGGAGCAGCAGATCCGCCATCTGGTGCGCCTCGATCTGGAAATGGGCACGGACATCCGGCCCGGCGCCGAGAGTGATTCCATCGACGACGTGCTCAACTACAAGGCGGTGTCCAAGCGGATCATCGACATCGTCGAGAACAATGACCTGGCCCTGGTGGAGGCTCTGGCCGAGCGTATCGCCCGGACGATCATGGACGAGTTCCCGGTGCCCTGGCTGCGTCTCACCCTGGGCAAGGTGGGCGCGGGGCGGGGCAGCCGTGAAGTGGGGGTCACCATCGAGCGCGGCAAGCGGGACTGA
- a CDS encoding pteridine reductase: MDQSNGKPLEGKRVLITGAARRVGAEIARHLHRAGMDVVIHYRSSRDEAELLARELNAARAGSAGLVQGDLLDTASLPRVADDARAVFGSVDVLVNNASSFYPTPLGGITEQHWDDLMGSNLKAPLFLSQALAPELTARGGCIVNIVDIHAMRPLKGYPVYCVAKAGLWMLTQSLARELGPKVRVNGIAPGAILWPEAEENSVSHEEMIRRTALKREGSPADIARTTLFLVRDADYITGQIIPVDGGRTIGQ; the protein is encoded by the coding sequence GTGGACCAGTCTAACGGCAAGCCGCTCGAGGGCAAACGTGTGCTCATCACCGGCGCGGCGCGCCGGGTGGGCGCGGAGATTGCCCGGCACCTGCACCGGGCGGGCATGGACGTCGTCATTCATTACCGGAGCTCCCGCGACGAGGCCGAATTGCTGGCCCGCGAACTCAACGCGGCGCGCGCGGGTTCCGCGGGACTGGTGCAGGGGGACCTGCTGGACACCGCCTCCCTGCCCCGGGTTGCCGACGACGCCCGGGCGGTGTTCGGTAGCGTGGACGTGCTCGTCAACAACGCCAGCAGCTTCTACCCCACGCCGCTCGGCGGCATCACCGAACAGCACTGGGACGACCTCATGGGCAGCAACCTCAAGGCGCCCCTGTTCCTCTCCCAGGCCCTCGCCCCGGAGCTGACCGCGCGGGGCGGATGCATCGTCAATATCGTGGACATCCACGCCATGCGCCCGCTCAAGGGTTACCCGGTGTATTGCGTGGCCAAGGCGGGGCTCTGGATGCTCACCCAGTCCCTGGCCCGGGAACTGGGCCCGAAGGTGCGCGTCAACGGCATCGCGCCGGGCGCCATCCTCTGGCCCGAGGCCGAGGAGAACAGCGTATCCCACGAGGAGATGATCCGGCGCACCGCCCTCAAGCGCGAGGGTTCACCCGCCGACATCGCCCGCACCACCCTCTTCCTGGTCCGCGACGCCGATTACATCACCGGCCAGATCATCCCCGTCGACGGCGGACGCACCATCGGGCAGTAG
- the rpmG gene encoding 50S ribosomal protein L33 encodes MAKGVRDKIKLVSSAGTGHFYTTTKNKRNMPDKMEIKKYDPVVRKHVMYKEAKIK; translated from the coding sequence ATGGCCAAAGGTGTTCGTGACAAGATCAAACTGGTGTCCAGTGCCGGAACCGGCCACTTCTACACCACCACCAAGAACAAGCGCAACATGCCGGACAAGATGGAGATCAAAAAGTACGATCCCGTCGTCCGCAAGCATGTGATGTACAAGGAAGCGAAGATCAAGTAG
- a CDS encoding hydantoinase/oxoprolinase family protein, whose translation MKRLGVDTGGTFTDFVLWDSGTLRVHKVLSTPQAPERAILQGIREMGLEDEPALAVIHGSTVATNAVLEGRGVRTVYVTNRGLADVLTIGRQARRELYNLQPAPVPEPVPPGDCLETGGRLGADGSVLEDLTPADLEALADRVRALAPESVAVNLLFSWLDDRFERAVEAALSGSCFVCRSSAVLAEYREYERGIATWLNAYVGPLMQGYLDRLARSLGGARLTVMQSHGDTIEAAHAGHHGVRLLLSGPAGGLRGARHLARAAGETRVLSFDMGGTSTDVALVEGDIRLTGEGHIAGYPVAVPMVDMHTIGAGGGSLAWVDAGGLLQVGPRSAGAHPGPACYGLGGKEPTVTDANLVLGRLPPDTRLAGGMPVDIAAARAAFGPLADGLGLSVEAAAQGVLRLANEHMAAALREISLARGHDPRRFTLMPFGGAGPLHVCELAASLGMTRALVPVHAGVLSALGMLAAPLGRELSRTLNLLIDSATDTAVRTVMDDLAAEGRAALRSEGVADPRVTRSVDMRYAGQSATLNLPWRSLEDAGADFHAAHEARFGHALDLPVELVNVRCRLTAPVPEPDLPPPAARSPAAPRARVPVYGVSDPVPVYAREDLPAGQTLAGPALITEAVSTTWMAPGWVCEVDAVGNILLKDEG comes from the coding sequence ATGAAACGACTGGGCGTCGATACGGGCGGCACCTTCACCGATTTCGTGCTGTGGGATTCGGGCACGCTGCGCGTGCACAAGGTGCTGTCCACGCCGCAGGCCCCGGAGCGTGCGATCCTGCAGGGCATCCGGGAGATGGGGCTGGAGGACGAGCCGGCCCTGGCCGTGATCCACGGCTCCACGGTGGCCACCAACGCGGTGCTGGAGGGGCGCGGGGTGCGCACGGTCTACGTCACCAACCGCGGCCTCGCGGACGTGCTCACCATCGGCCGGCAGGCCCGCCGGGAACTCTACAACCTGCAGCCCGCCCCCGTGCCTGAACCGGTGCCGCCCGGAGACTGCCTGGAGACCGGGGGGCGGCTGGGCGCCGATGGCTCGGTGCTGGAAGACCTCACCCCCGCGGACCTGGAGGCGCTGGCGGACCGGGTGCGCGCGCTGGCCCCGGAATCCGTGGCCGTGAACCTGCTGTTCTCCTGGCTGGACGACCGCTTCGAGCGGGCCGTGGAAGCGGCGCTCTCCGGGTCGTGCTTCGTCTGCCGCTCCTCCGCCGTGCTGGCGGAGTACCGGGAGTACGAGCGCGGCATCGCCACCTGGCTCAATGCCTACGTGGGCCCGCTCATGCAGGGGTACCTGGACCGCCTCGCCCGTTCCCTGGGCGGCGCCCGGCTGACGGTGATGCAGAGCCACGGCGATACCATCGAGGCCGCCCACGCGGGGCACCACGGCGTCCGGCTGCTGCTCTCCGGCCCGGCGGGCGGCCTGCGGGGCGCGCGCCACCTGGCCCGGGCCGCGGGCGAGACGCGGGTGCTCAGTTTCGACATGGGCGGCACCTCCACGGACGTGGCGCTGGTGGAAGGAGACATCCGGCTCACCGGCGAAGGCCATATTGCCGGCTATCCCGTGGCGGTGCCCATGGTGGACATGCACACCATCGGCGCGGGCGGCGGTTCCCTGGCCTGGGTGGATGCGGGCGGCCTGCTGCAGGTGGGTCCGCGCTCCGCGGGCGCCCATCCCGGGCCGGCCTGCTACGGGCTGGGCGGAAAGGAACCGACGGTGACCGACGCCAACCTGGTGCTGGGACGCCTGCCGCCGGACACCCGGCTGGCGGGCGGCATGCCCGTGGACATCGCCGCCGCCCGGGCCGCCTTCGGGCCGCTGGCGGACGGGCTGGGCCTGTCCGTGGAGGCGGCGGCGCAAGGGGTGCTGCGCCTGGCCAATGAACACATGGCCGCCGCGCTCCGGGAGATCTCCCTGGCGCGGGGCCACGATCCGCGCCGGTTCACGCTGATGCCGTTCGGCGGCGCCGGGCCGCTGCATGTGTGTGAACTGGCCGCCTCGCTGGGCATGACACGGGCGCTGGTGCCGGTGCACGCGGGTGTGCTCTCCGCCCTGGGGATGCTGGCGGCGCCGCTGGGCCGTGAACTGTCCCGGACCCTGAACCTGCTCATTGATTCCGCCACCGACACCGCCGTCCGGACGGTCATGGACGACCTGGCGGCCGAGGGCCGTGCCGCGCTGCGCTCCGAGGGCGTGGCGGACCCGCGGGTCACGCGTTCCGTGGACATGCGTTACGCGGGACAGTCGGCCACCCTGAACCTGCCCTGGCGTTCCCTGGAGGACGCCGGCGCCGATTTCCACGCGGCCCACGAGGCCCGCTTCGGCCACGCCCTGGACCTGCCCGTGGAGCTGGTCAATGTGCGCTGCCGCCTCACGGCGCCCGTGCCGGAACCGGACCTGCCGCCGCCCGCGGCACGGTCCCCGGCGGCGCCCCGGGCCCGGGTCCCCGTGTACGGGGTGTCGGACCCGGTACCCGTCTATGCCCGCGAGGACCTGCCCGCCGGCCAGACCCTCGCGGGCCCCGCGCTGATCACCGAGGCGGTGTCCACCACGTGGATGGCGCCCGGGTGGGTGTGCGAGGTGGACGCGGTGGGCAATATCTTGTTGAAGGATGAAGGATGA
- a CDS encoding class I SAM-dependent methyltransferase, whose protein sequence is MPDPHALPEPDAAARETGERLLQCLRGEIDRAGGFLPFRRYMELALYAPGLGYYAAGSRKLGAGGDFTTAPETSPLFARCLARQVAQVLEHLGGGDVLEFGAGSGVLAVDMLRALESLDRLPGRYLILELSPDLRARQQQAVAGLPDALRERVRWLDALPEAGALRGVVLANEVLDAMPVEVFTWTPDGVREKGVTWDGHALAWAGRPAGPELAAAVQRLRSETGGHWAPGYTSERNPGLSAWVSAVSDALDAGLILLIDYGYPRHEYYSAERSQGTLMGHYRHRALTDPLILPGLADLTAHVDFTAVAEAGLAAGLEVAGYTTQAWFLIGAGLDAAFQEAASEDPRAQIALAGQVRQLTLPGEMGERFQAMALTRGVPVPLTGFAGRDLRERL, encoded by the coding sequence ATGCCTGACCCCCACGCCCTGCCCGAGCCGGACGCCGCCGCGCGCGAGACCGGCGAACGCCTGCTGCAATGCCTGCGCGGCGAGATCGACCGCGCCGGCGGCTTCCTGCCCTTTCGCCGCTACATGGAGCTGGCCCTGTATGCGCCGGGGCTCGGTTACTACGCGGCGGGCAGCCGCAAGCTGGGCGCCGGCGGGGACTTCACCACCGCGCCGGAGACCTCGCCGCTGTTCGCCCGATGCCTGGCGCGGCAGGTGGCCCAGGTGCTGGAGCACCTGGGCGGCGGGGACGTGCTGGAATTCGGCGCCGGTTCGGGCGTCCTGGCCGTGGACATGCTCCGGGCGCTGGAATCCCTCGACCGTCTGCCCGGGCGCTACCTGATCCTGGAACTGAGCCCCGACCTGCGGGCCCGCCAGCAGCAGGCGGTGGCGGGTCTGCCGGACGCCCTGCGCGAACGGGTGCGGTGGCTGGACGCGCTGCCGGAGGCCGGGGCGCTGCGCGGCGTGGTGCTCGCCAACGAGGTGCTGGACGCCATGCCGGTGGAGGTCTTCACATGGACCCCGGATGGTGTCCGGGAAAAGGGCGTGACATGGGACGGCCACGCCCTCGCCTGGGCCGGGCGGCCCGCCGGGCCGGAACTGGCCGCGGCCGTGCAGCGGCTCAGGTCCGAGACCGGCGGCCACTGGGCACCCGGGTACACCTCGGAGCGCAACCCGGGGCTGTCCGCCTGGGTGTCCGCCGTGTCGGACGCGCTGGACGCGGGGCTGATCCTGCTCATCGATTACGGATACCCGCGCCACGAGTACTACAGCGCGGAGCGCAGCCAGGGCACGCTCATGGGCCATTACCGCCACCGCGCGCTCACCGACCCGCTGATTCTGCCCGGGCTCGCGGACCTCACCGCCCACGTGGACTTCACCGCCGTGGCGGAGGCGGGGCTTGCCGCGGGCCTGGAGGTCGCCGGCTACACCACCCAGGCCTGGTTCCTGATCGGCGCCGGGCTGGACGCGGCCTTTCAGGAGGCCGCGAGCGAAGACCCTCGCGCACAGATCGCCCTGGCCGGGCAGGTGCGCCAGCTCACCCTGCCCGGCGAGATGGGCGAGCGCTTCCAGGCCATGGCCCTGACGCGCGGCGTGCCGGTCCCGCTGACGGGCTTTGCCGGGCGCGACCTGCGGGAACGGCTTTGA
- the gspE gene encoding type II secretion system ATPase GspE: MSAPQPVSDDPTAVTGVPDQAVADWLVANGRLRQPDLERATRLARTESLGLVAVLQRLGMVSERDQAEAFSATTGVPLLDADDYPDPVELPQGLSARFLKEAGALPLYEEDGCLVLAMPDPRDRFVQDAVRLATGLDVRPRVGIPGDIAAALERASAAGPSADGDAALTVETGEDVREEDIEHLRDMASEAPVIRLVNLILQKAVESRASDIHVEPFEGALKVRLRIDGILHEIDAPPARSTAAVISRIKIMARLNIAERRLPQDGRIKLRIVGKELDLRVSTVPTLYGESVVMRLLDKESITLDFAVLGFEGEALERFLKILDLPHGIILVTGPTGSGKSTTLYTALSRLNTSERKIITVEDPVEYQLDGVNQIQVKPQIGLDFAGALRSIVRQDPDVIMVGEMRDLETARIAVQSALTGHVVLSTLHTNDAASTVNRLLDMGVDDYLLTSTVNGILAQRLVRKLCPHCREEIPVLPELREELRLDRYAPPEGVRLFKAVGCDACAHTGYRGRLAILEFLIMTDTIRALVMRHAVSGEIDKAARAEGMHTMYDDGLSKTVRGLTTLDEVMRVTQE, translated from the coding sequence ATGAGTGCCCCGCAGCCCGTATCCGACGATCCGACCGCCGTCACCGGCGTGCCGGATCAGGCGGTCGCCGACTGGCTGGTGGCCAACGGGCGCCTGCGGCAACCGGACCTGGAGCGCGCCACGCGCCTGGCCCGGACCGAGTCGCTGGGGCTGGTCGCCGTGCTCCAGCGCCTGGGCATGGTCAGTGAGCGCGACCAGGCCGAGGCGTTCTCCGCCACCACCGGCGTGCCGCTCCTGGACGCGGACGATTATCCCGATCCCGTGGAACTCCCCCAGGGCCTGTCCGCGCGTTTTCTCAAGGAGGCCGGCGCCCTGCCCCTGTACGAGGAGGACGGCTGTCTCGTCCTGGCCATGCCGGACCCCAGGGACCGCTTCGTGCAGGATGCCGTGCGCCTGGCCACCGGCCTGGACGTGCGGCCCCGGGTCGGCATTCCCGGGGACATCGCCGCGGCCCTGGAGCGGGCGTCCGCCGCCGGGCCGTCGGCGGACGGCGATGCCGCCCTGACGGTGGAGACCGGCGAGGACGTGCGCGAGGAGGACATCGAGCACCTGCGGGACATGGCCAGCGAGGCCCCCGTCATCCGCCTGGTCAATCTCATTCTCCAGAAGGCGGTGGAATCCCGGGCCTCGGATATCCACGTGGAGCCCTTCGAGGGCGCGCTCAAGGTGCGCCTGCGCATCGATGGCATCCTGCACGAGATCGACGCGCCGCCGGCCCGTTCCACGGCCGCGGTGATCTCGCGCATCAAGATCATGGCGCGGCTCAACATCGCCGAGCGGCGCCTGCCCCAGGACGGGCGCATCAAGCTGCGCATCGTCGGCAAGGAACTGGACCTGCGCGTCTCCACCGTGCCCACCCTGTACGGGGAGAGCGTGGTCATGCGTCTGCTGGACAAGGAAAGCATCACCCTGGACTTCGCCGTGCTCGGCTTCGAGGGCGAGGCCCTGGAGCGATTCCTGAAGATCCTGGACCTGCCCCACGGCATCATCCTGGTCACCGGCCCCACCGGCAGCGGCAAGAGCACCACCCTGTACACGGCCCTGTCGCGGCTCAACACCTCGGAGCGTAAGATCATCACCGTGGAAGACCCGGTGGAGTATCAACTCGACGGGGTCAACCAGATCCAGGTCAAGCCCCAGATCGGGCTGGACTTCGCCGGCGCCCTGCGCAGCATCGTGCGCCAGGACCCGGACGTGATCATGGTGGGCGAGATGCGCGACCTGGAGACCGCGCGCATCGCCGTGCAGTCGGCGCTCACCGGGCACGTGGTGCTGTCCACCCTGCACACCAACGACGCCGCCAGCACCGTCAACCGCCTGCTGGACATGGGCGTGGACGACTACCTGCTGACCTCCACGGTCAACGGCATCCTGGCCCAGCGCCTGGTGCGCAAGCTCTGCCCCCACTGCCGCGAGGAGATACCGGTGCTGCCGGAGCTGCGTGAGGAACTCCGGCTGGACCGTTACGCGCCGCCGGAGGGCGTGCGCCTGTTCAAGGCCGTCGGCTGCGACGCCTGCGCGCACACCGGTTACCGCGGGCGCCTGGCCATTCTCGAATTCCTGATCATGACGGACACGATCCGGGCGCTGGTGATGCGCCACGCGGTGTCCGGCGAGATCGACAAGGCCGCCCGCGCGGAAGGCATGCACACCATGTACGACGACGGCCTGAGCAAGACCGTCCGGGGGCTGACCACCCTGGATGAAGTGATGCGCGTCACCCAGGAGTAA
- a CDS encoding chorismate transformation enzyme, FkbO/Hyg5 family produces MMCGSLWYDGRSRFVYPAAMSQPPFQVQLASSRETAEADDRLLARITFGPVTGSDADDPRRIQVGLPALLDGPDSELWHTDAPVTRGWRDDIGFAHTDRLLFARIHLPDSSDAAAAAREAYARLLDFHRSMGYPALLRIWNYFDRLLAPAGDSGLDRYQAFCAGRHDALEAAGLDAAALPAATAIGTDSPGFLVYLLAAREAGDPIENPRQVSAYRYPPDYGPRSPTFSRATLKDWPSGAHLYISGTASIVGHASRHEGDVRAQVDEIIDNLEALIGNVSRGHGLDTLAGPGDLSLIKVYVKHARDLEAVHERIRARIGTYPAMLFLHGDICRRELLVEIEGLYA; encoded by the coding sequence ATGATGTGCGGATCGCTCTGGTATGATGGGCGGTCCCGTTTCGTGTATCCCGCCGCCATGTCCCAGCCGCCGTTCCAGGTTCAACTGGCCTCGTCCCGCGAAACCGCGGAGGCGGACGACCGCCTGCTGGCGCGGATCACCTTCGGCCCCGTGACGGGGAGCGACGCCGACGATCCGCGTCGCATTCAGGTGGGTCTGCCGGCGCTGCTCGACGGCCCGGACAGCGAACTCTGGCATACCGATGCGCCCGTGACCCGGGGCTGGCGGGATGATATCGGCTTCGCCCATACCGACCGCCTGCTGTTCGCACGGATCCACCTGCCCGACTCGTCGGATGCAGCGGCCGCCGCACGGGAGGCCTACGCACGTCTCCTGGATTTCCACCGGTCCATGGGCTATCCGGCCCTGCTGCGCATCTGGAACTACTTCGACCGCCTGCTGGCGCCCGCCGGGGATTCCGGGCTCGACCGGTACCAGGCCTTCTGCGCCGGCCGTCATGATGCCCTGGAAGCCGCTGGGCTGGATGCCGCCGCCCTGCCGGCGGCCACCGCCATCGGCACCGATAGCCCGGGCTTTCTCGTCTACCTGCTGGCCGCCCGGGAGGCGGGCGATCCGATCGAGAATCCGCGGCAGGTGAGCGCCTACCGGTATCCCCCGGATTACGGCCCCCGAAGCCCCACCTTCTCGCGCGCCACGCTCAAGGACTGGCCGTCCGGCGCGCACCTGTATATCTCCGGCACCGCCAGCATCGTCGGTCACGCCTCCCGGCACGAGGGGGACGTGCGCGCCCAGGTGGACGAGATCATCGACAACCTGGAGGCGCTCATCGGCAATGTCTCCCGGGGCCATGGCCTCGACACGCTCGCGGGGCCCGGCGACCTCAGCCTGATCAAGGTCTACGTCAAGCACGCCCGGGATCTGGAGGCGGTACACGAGCGGATCCGGGCGCGCATCGGGACATATCCGGCCATGCTGTTTCTGCATGGCGACATCTGCCGCCGGGAACTGCTGGTGGAGATCGAGGGGCTGTATGCCTGA
- the mutM gene encoding bifunctional DNA-formamidopyrimidine glycosylase/DNA-(apurinic or apyrimidinic site) lyase yields the protein MPELPEVETTRRGIEPHVAGRRITSVTVREPRLRWPVPRDLAGRLVDRTIGTVSRRAKYLLVEAGDGTLIIHLGMSGSLRLVDPATPPRPHDHVDIRLDSGRCLRLHDPRRFGAVLWTGEDAHRHPLLARLGPEPLGEDFDDTYLFRSTRKRRVAIKQHLMNSRVVVGVGNIYASEALFLAGIRPGRAAGRLTRAECTRLVRTIRQVLTEAIEQGGTTLRDFVREDGSHGYFGQHLRVYGRAGRACLTCETPVKQLVQGNRSSFYCPACQR from the coding sequence ATGCCTGAACTCCCGGAAGTGGAAACCACGCGCCGGGGCATCGAGCCGCACGTCGCCGGCCGGCGCATCACGTCGGTGACCGTGCGTGAGCCGCGCCTGCGCTGGCCGGTGCCGCGTGACCTGGCCGGGCGCCTTGTGGACCGGACCATCGGCACCGTCTCGCGCCGCGCCAAGTATCTGCTGGTGGAGGCCGGCGACGGCACGCTGATCATCCATCTGGGCATGTCCGGCAGCCTGCGGCTCGTGGATCCCGCCACGCCGCCTCGGCCCCACGATCACGTGGACATCCGACTCGACTCCGGCCGCTGCCTGCGCCTGCACGACCCGCGCCGTTTCGGGGCCGTGCTGTGGACCGGGGAGGATGCGCACCGGCATCCCCTGCTCGCCCGCCTGGGTCCCGAACCCCTGGGCGAAGACTTCGACGACACGTACCTCTTTCGCAGCACCCGCAAGCGGCGCGTCGCCATCAAGCAGCACCTGATGAACAGCCGCGTGGTGGTGGGCGTCGGCAACATTTACGCATCCGAGGCGCTGTTCCTCGCGGGCATCCGCCCCGGCCGCGCCGCCGGCCGGCTCACCCGCGCCGAATGCACGCGGCTGGTGCGCACCATCCGGCAGGTGCTCACGGAGGCCATCGAACAGGGAGGCACCACGCTGCGTGACTTCGTGCGCGAGGACGGCAGCCACGGCTACTTCGGACAGCACCTGCGCGTCTACGGACGCGCCGGGCGCGCCTGCCTGACCTGCGAGACGCCCGTGAAGCAGCTCGTCCAGGGAAACCGCTCCAGCTTCTACTGCCCGGCCTGCCAGCGCTGA
- the rpmB gene encoding 50S ribosomal protein L28, giving the protein MARVCQITGKRPVTGNNVSHAHNKTRRRFLPNLHSHRFWVESENRWVKLRISSKGLRIIDKKGIDAVLSDLRARGEKF; this is encoded by the coding sequence ATGGCCCGAGTGTGTCAGATCACGGGTAAGCGCCCCGTCACAGGCAACAATGTCTCCCACGCGCACAACAAGACGCGCCGGCGCTTCCTGCCCAACCTGCACAGCCACCGCTTCTGGGTGGAGAGCGAGAACCGCTGGGTGAAGCTGCGCATCAGCAGCAAGGGCCTGCGCATTATCGACAAGAAGGGCATCGACGCGGTGCTGTCCGACCTGCGCGCCCGCGGCGAGAAGTTCTGA